In Tepidanaerobacter syntrophicus, the following are encoded in one genomic region:
- a CDS encoding Na-translocating system protein MpsC family protein, producing MKNIGDFKQELIKINNKVNEEMYGRGLDWQKIDIIGDKIIVLSLNQRISVLRHIDEKDALTARLMDLALLNEFKIRMKAYFEEKFQLNIRSILKDYDPVNQLAGMIIVTEEPVEKFFEEKFLKTP from the coding sequence TTGAAGAATATCGGCGATTTTAAACAAGAACTTATAAAAATTAATAACAAGGTAAATGAAGAAATGTACGGCCGAGGTCTCGATTGGCAAAAAATAGATATTATAGGCGATAAAATAATTGTTTTGTCACTAAATCAACGGATCTCTGTATTAAGACATATTGATGAAAAAGACGCACTTACTGCAAGGTTGATGGACTTAGCTTTACTAAATGAATTTAAAATTAGAATGAAGGCTTATTTTGAAGAAAAATTTCAACTAAATATACGTTCGATACTAAAAGACTACGACCCTGTAAATCAATTAGCGGGAATGATTATTGTTACAGAGGAACCTGTGGAAAAATTTTTTGAAGAAAAATTTTTAAAAACCCCTTGA
- a CDS encoding flavodoxin family protein: MKNIVAIYGGHRRGYNSDVALDYLLDAMKSKELNIKRLYLTNMDIKPCKACNSCFKDGKCIINDEMQNVYVYFEEADIVLTSTPIYFNTLSSRLKILIERCQSIWSGKYVAGKSPISRKKRTGCAICVSGSNMADKDFECVIKVLDMFYKCINAKLTDKIFIPNTDELPVDKRPELIIKIADIGKGLIENSRG; the protein is encoded by the coding sequence ATGAAAAACATAGTTGCAATATACGGAGGCCATCGCAGAGGGTATAACAGTGATGTGGCATTAGATTATCTGTTAGACGCCATGAAAAGCAAGGAATTAAATATAAAAAGATTATATCTAACCAACATGGACATAAAACCCTGCAAAGCCTGCAATTCGTGTTTTAAAGATGGAAAATGCATAATAAATGACGAAATGCAAAATGTATATGTGTATTTTGAAGAAGCTGACATTGTTTTAACCTCGACACCTATATATTTTAACACTTTATCATCGCGCCTAAAAATACTAATCGAACGCTGCCAGTCAATTTGGTCTGGCAAATATGTAGCCGGAAAAAGCCCAATAAGCCGCAAAAAAAGAACAGGATGTGCGATATGCGTATCAGGTTCTAATATGGCTGATAAAGATTTTGAGTGTGTCATTAAGGTTTTAGATATGTTTTACAAATGTATAAATGCAAAGCTGACGGATAAGATTTTTATCCCAAATACCGATGAGCTTCCTGTAGATAAAAGACCTGAACTAATTATAAAAATCGCAGATATAGGAAAGGGTTTAATTGAAAATTCAAGGGGCTGA
- a CDS encoding murein hydrolase activator EnvC family protein, with translation MGGKRKQKMLASVLLLAIALTVASPAAFGDINDLKKQQQNINNQIQNIRNSIKQVEDAKKDVSQELTSLEIKLSNAEKELSTVEAKLQETQTKLVNVTEELKQAEAKVAEQKDDLNTRMRALYKTGPVDYIEVILASSSFSDFLTRLDMVKRIIEADKNLLAEFKARQEEVEAKKAELEEQQRIIAQQRRDISSRRATIVAYRGERQRLMTELEKQKAEYERQEDQLLKDSENLRKQILAWESKNKKGFFGTGIFQWPVPSSTNITSEFGWRVHPILKTNRFHEGLDIAASTGSDVVAADDGEVIFAGSYGAYGNTIIVSHGGGISTQYSHLSRILVAEGKKVSKGDKIGLVGSTGWSTGPHLHFGVIKNGEVVNPLDWVK, from the coding sequence ATGGGAGGCAAGAGAAAGCAAAAAATGCTGGCAAGTGTTTTGTTGCTGGCAATTGCTTTGACGGTGGCATCACCTGCAGCATTTGGCGATATCAATGATTTGAAGAAGCAGCAGCAAAATATAAACAATCAGATACAAAACATAAGGAATAGCATAAAACAGGTTGAAGATGCAAAAAAAGATGTAAGCCAAGAGCTTACGTCGCTAGAAATAAAGTTAAGCAACGCAGAAAAGGAATTGTCGACAGTTGAAGCAAAGCTTCAGGAAACACAAACAAAATTAGTCAATGTTACTGAAGAGCTAAAACAGGCAGAGGCTAAGGTAGCCGAACAAAAAGATGATCTTAACACTCGAATGAGAGCTCTCTATAAGACTGGGCCTGTAGATTACATAGAAGTTATATTAGCATCTTCCAGTTTTTCTGATTTTTTAACAAGGCTTGATATGGTAAAGCGAATCATTGAGGCAGACAAAAACCTGCTTGCAGAGTTTAAAGCAAGACAGGAAGAAGTTGAAGCTAAAAAAGCTGAATTAGAAGAACAGCAGAGAATTATTGCGCAGCAACGCAGAGACATAAGCAGCCGACGGGCAACTATCGTAGCTTATCGAGGAGAACGCCAGAGGCTGATGACTGAACTTGAAAAACAAAAAGCGGAATATGAGCGTCAAGAGGATCAACTACTGAAAGATTCTGAGAACCTGAGAAAGCAGATATTAGCCTGGGAGTCAAAAAACAAAAAAGGATTTTTCGGAACCGGAATATTTCAGTGGCCTGTCCCAAGTTCGACAAATATAACTTCTGAATTTGGCTGGCGCGTCCACCCGATACTTAAGACAAACCGGTTTCACGAGGGTCTGGATATAGCAGCATCTACAGGAAGCGATGTAGTAGCTGCAGATGACGGTGAAGTTATTTTTGCAGGTTCTTATGGTGCCTATGGCAATACAATTATAGTAAGTCATGGTGGTGGTATTTCAACGCAATATTCTCACCTTTCCAGGATTCTGGTAGCCGAAGGGAAAAAAGTGTCAAAAGGCGACAAAATCGGATTAGTTGGCAGTACAGGCTGGTCTACGGGCCCACACCTGCACTTTGGTGTAATTAAAAATGGAGAGGTAGTAAACCCATTAGACTGGGTAAAATAA
- a CDS encoding Nif3-like dinuclear metal center hexameric protein, translating to MKVRELIGVLDDITGGRVITDLDDVSTGKNPFVVIKSSNIPGKAVMETPGLVYGNPDAEIKKVAVAMTLTEGGIELAGATGVNVIIAHHPIADAANSGGVTLKSYLDLYNISVFELHEAFHGLHPGISYIHGHKPFHSDIRYGGIPGNIMYVGKTLDEVKTLGDILDRLNKMMDMDKENQVMGSERIHFNCADMKDSATSVLGEILLGTKDSPVNTVLHIFPHTGFTAEHLEKAKSEYPEIDTVLATISRVKTDSALVAKAKELGLNFICGNSHALEIFENGLPLAYALRHYLPEDIEIVIFRERICSTPLKDFGSQTIKDYAKFITENYLIHDKK from the coding sequence ATGAAGGTCAGAGAATTGATAGGCGTGCTTGACGATATTACAGGAGGGAGGGTAATTACAGATTTAGACGACGTATCTACTGGAAAAAATCCTTTTGTGGTAATAAAAAGCTCGAATATTCCGGGAAAGGCAGTAATGGAAACTCCTGGCCTAGTATACGGAAATCCGGATGCCGAAATTAAAAAGGTTGCAGTAGCTATGACGCTTACCGAAGGAGGTATAGAACTTGCGGGAGCGACAGGAGTAAATGTCATAATTGCGCATCATCCAATTGCCGATGCAGCAAACTCCGGCGGTGTAACACTTAAGTCATATTTAGATCTTTACAATATTTCGGTATTTGAGCTTCATGAAGCATTTCATGGGCTTCATCCCGGTATCTCATACATTCATGGTCACAAGCCTTTTCATTCCGATATCAGATATGGTGGCATCCCTGGAAATATAATGTATGTGGGAAAAACTCTTGACGAAGTAAAGACATTAGGAGACATACTTGATCGTTTAAATAAAATGATGGATATGGACAAGGAAAATCAAGTAATGGGTTCGGAAAGAATTCATTTCAACTGTGCTGACATGAAGGATTCTGCAACATCGGTATTAGGCGAGATATTGCTGGGCACAAAAGACAGTCCGGTAAATACTGTACTTCACATCTTTCCTCATACGGGTTTTACAGCGGAGCACCTTGAAAAAGCCAAGAGTGAATATCCTGAAATAGACACTGTGCTTGCGACTATAAGCCGGGTAAAGACTGACAGCGCTTTAGTAGCAAAAGCTAAGGAACTGGGGTTAAATTTCATTTGCGGAAATTCTCATGCTCTAGAGATTTTTGAAAACGGATTACCTCTAGCATATGCTTTAAGGCATTATTTGCCCGAGGATATAGAAATAGTAATCTTTAGAGAAAGAATATGTTCAACACCACTTAAAGATTTTGGATCCCAAACAATCAAAGATTATGCAAAATTTATTACAGAAAATTACCTTATTCACGATAAAAAGTAA
- the ftsX gene encoding permease-like cell division protein FtsX, translating to MRLRTIKYFFKESFTSLTRNRWMSLASIGAVASALIILGSFLLLSVNFNYILKDVESQVEITAYLADSTKDEDITKLREELSNIPGVKEVDFIAKEAALEEFKKQIGEDLLEGMENPLPNSFRIKADDPHNVPAIAKKIENFSGIEEVKYGKGIVEKLFKIVYWIRIIGFVIMVVFTAISIFIIANTIRLTVFARRREISIMKYIGATDWFVRWPFLIEGMVLGLIGSFLAVAVLAVAYHYLYITVKLNIPMISLLPIEEFYNYAIGFLAIGMIIGAFGSSFSLKRFLNV from the coding sequence ATGAGACTTAGGACCATCAAATACTTCTTCAAGGAATCGTTTACCAGTCTTACAAGGAATAGGTGGATGAGTTTGGCATCGATTGGAGCAGTTGCTTCAGCCCTCATTATTCTAGGTTCATTTCTGCTTCTTTCTGTAAATTTTAATTACATTTTAAAAGATGTGGAGTCTCAAGTAGAAATTACAGCCTACCTTGCAGATTCTACAAAAGATGAAGATATAACTAAATTGAGAGAAGAATTGTCTAATATTCCGGGCGTAAAAGAGGTAGACTTTATTGCAAAAGAAGCCGCCCTTGAAGAATTTAAAAAACAAATTGGAGAAGATTTATTAGAAGGTATGGAAAACCCATTGCCAAACTCATTTAGAATTAAAGCTGATGATCCGCATAATGTACCTGCAATTGCAAAAAAGATTGAAAACTTTTCCGGTATTGAAGAGGTCAAGTATGGCAAAGGCATTGTAGAAAAATTGTTTAAAATAGTTTACTGGATACGAATAATCGGCTTTGTAATAATGGTGGTTTTTACAGCAATTTCAATTTTTATAATCGCAAATACCATAAGACTAACTGTTTTTGCAAGGCGGCGAGAAATAAGTATAATGAAGTATATTGGAGCGACCGATTGGTTTGTCCGCTGGCCGTTTTTAATTGAAGGCATGGTTTTAGGGCTTATAGGCTCGTTTCTGGCTGTTGCGGTTTTGGCAGTAGCATATCACTACCTTTACATAACGGTAAAGCTGAATATTCCCATGATTTCACTGCTGCCAATAGAAGAATTTTACAATTATGCAATTGGATTTTTAGCAATTGGAATGATTATAGGAGCTTTTGGAAGTAGTTTTTCACTAAAGCGGTTTTTAAATGTATAG
- a CDS encoding helix-turn-helix domain-containing protein produces the protein MGRKAKFSKEVKIQACKDYEEDKFSFKNISKEIGANEETVRRWYLTYNEHGPSAFETSNKNSTYSQKFKLSVVEEYTLGKYSLADLSAKHNIATGIIRTWVNNWYNGIEIKDYAPKGDVYTMKSRKTTFEERLEIVKWVIDNNMSYKDAADKYGVAYALVYRWTRAYINKGPEALKHKKRGPKPKSEIDESKLTEVEKLKLELEREKALRKRREFELEVLKKKEEFEKKLRYRK, from the coding sequence ATGGGAAGAAAAGCAAAGTTTAGTAAGGAAGTAAAAATACAAGCTTGTAAAGATTATGAAGAAGATAAGTTTAGTTTTAAGAACATTTCAAAAGAAATTGGAGCTAATGAAGAAACTGTTCGTAGATGGTATCTAACATATAACGAACACGGGCCTAGTGCTTTTGAAACATCAAACAAAAATAGCACATATAGTCAGAAATTTAAGCTGTCAGTGGTAGAAGAATATACCTTAGGTAAATATTCACTAGCAGACCTATCCGCCAAACATAATATTGCTACTGGAATTATCCGCACCTGGGTTAATAACTGGTATAATGGTATAGAAATAAAAGATTATGCTCCTAAAGGAGATGTCTATACCATGAAATCTAGAAAAACTACATTTGAAGAGAGATTAGAAATAGTTAAATGGGTTATTGACAATAATATGAGCTACAAAGATGCAGCTGATAAATATGGGGTTGCTTATGCGCTTGTATATAGATGGACAAGAGCATATATAAACAAGGGACCAGAAGCATTAAAACATAAAAAGCGTGGGCCAAAACCGAAATCAGAAATTGATGAAAGTAAATTAACTGAAGTTGAGAAATTAAAGCTTGAACTTGAGAGAGAAAAAGCATTAAGAAAAAGAAGAGAATTTGAACTGGAAGTTCTTAAAAAAAAAGAGGAATTCGAAAAGAAACTTCGCTATCGAAAATAA
- the ftsE gene encoding cell division ATP-binding protein FtsE, producing the protein MIEMYGVTKVYPGGQVALKDISFKIAKGEFVFVVGPSGAGKSTLIKLLFREELPTKGQIFFAGKNITRMKRREIPYLRRRIGIVFQDFRLLPDKTVYENIAFAMQVVEASNRDIKKRVPYVLERVGLSHKAKARPSELSGGEQQRVALARAIVNNPDVLVADEPTGNLDPDTSRDIMNLLDDINKMGTTLVVASHARELVDSMKKRVIRLEEGSLVSDEERGLYINET; encoded by the coding sequence TTGATTGAAATGTATGGAGTGACTAAGGTCTATCCTGGTGGCCAAGTGGCCCTTAAGGATATAAGTTTTAAGATAGCAAAAGGCGAATTTGTATTTGTTGTAGGCCCCAGTGGTGCTGGAAAATCAACTTTAATAAAGCTCTTATTTAGAGAGGAACTTCCTACTAAAGGCCAGATATTTTTTGCAGGAAAAAATATTACTCGAATGAAGAGGCGGGAAATACCATATTTAAGACGGCGAATAGGTATTGTTTTTCAGGATTTTCGGTTATTGCCGGATAAAACCGTATACGAGAATATCGCATTTGCGATGCAAGTGGTTGAAGCATCGAACAGGGATATCAAAAAAAGGGTGCCATATGTTTTAGAAAGGGTGGGTCTATCTCATAAAGCAAAAGCAAGACCTTCGGAACTTTCGGGAGGAGAACAGCAGCGAGTCGCTTTAGCAAGAGCCATTGTGAATAATCCTGATGTCTTAGTAGCAGATGAGCCTACAGGTAACCTGGATCCTGATACGTCTAGAGATATCATGAACTTATTAGATGACATTAATAAGATGGGAACTACGCTGGTAGTTGCATCTCACGCCCGCGAGTTAGTAGATTCCATGAAAAAAAGGGTTATCCGCCTTGAAGAAGGCAGTCTGGTAAGCGACGAAGAAAGAGGGTTATATATCAATGAGACTTAG
- a CDS encoding S41 family peptidase encodes MRKNNWKHISRIAILCLAISLFSFFIGTTVGGKQLREVNAKNDASTLLTQVKDEHDSQDLKAVSEVIQIVKDKYIKDVEMETLTSGAIKGVIDSLGDPYSVFMNKKEFQDFISSLEGSLSGVGIVLGIDDSTQDIIVVSPIKGSPAQKAGILPGDIIVKVNDTELSGKTLDEAAGMIRGEKGTKVTLYIKRNQNSDLIKLELVRDDIRISTVDYNIVDDAAKIGYIRISFFDSQTYNDFKIALDALQKQKIRGLVIDLRDNPGGSLDETVKIADEILGEGLIVYTEGKNGNRLGEYFSDESKTSVPITVMVNENSASASEILAGAIQDHKAGKLVGAKTFGKGSVQEVFSLEDGSGMKITIAKYYLPSGRCIDGKGIEPDFSVKNPEGSNSFDLSKEKDAQLLKAIEVTKSLFDVK; translated from the coding sequence ATGCGAAAAAATAATTGGAAGCATATCTCAAGAATAGCGATATTGTGTTTAGCAATATCGCTGTTTTCGTTTTTCATCGGAACAACCGTAGGCGGAAAACAGCTTAGGGAAGTAAATGCCAAAAATGATGCAAGCACCCTTTTAACTCAAGTCAAAGATGAACATGACAGCCAAGACCTAAAGGCTGTTTCTGAGGTTATACAAATAGTAAAAGATAAATACATCAAAGATGTAGAAATGGAAACTTTAACTAGTGGAGCCATAAAAGGAGTAATAGATTCTCTTGGCGATCCATATTCAGTTTTTATGAATAAAAAAGAGTTTCAAGATTTTATTTCATCTCTCGAGGGAAGCTTAAGCGGGGTAGGAATTGTTCTGGGTATTGATGATTCGACACAAGACATCATTGTGGTATCCCCAATAAAGGGAAGCCCTGCACAAAAAGCCGGCATCTTACCCGGCGATATAATAGTTAAAGTAAACGACACGGAACTTTCAGGAAAAACTCTTGATGAAGCAGCTGGAATGATTAGAGGCGAGAAAGGCACCAAAGTAACTTTGTATATCAAAAGAAACCAGAATTCAGATCTTATAAAATTGGAATTAGTAAGAGATGATATTCGCATAAGCACTGTTGACTATAATATCGTTGATGATGCTGCAAAGATCGGCTATATACGCATTTCGTTTTTTGATTCTCAAACATATAACGACTTTAAAATAGCATTAGATGCACTGCAAAAACAGAAAATAAGAGGACTTGTAATAGACTTACGCGATAATCCTGGCGGCTCCCTTGATGAAACGGTAAAAATTGCTGACGAAATCCTTGGCGAGGGATTAATTGTCTATACTGAGGGGAAAAACGGAAACAGGCTTGGAGAATATTTTTCTGATGAGAGCAAGACATCTGTGCCCATAACAGTAATGGTTAATGAAAACAGTGCTAGTGCTTCAGAAATTTTAGCAGGCGCTATCCAAGACCATAAAGCCGGTAAATTAGTTGGCGCAAAAACCTTTGGCAAAGGCTCTGTGCAGGAAGTTTTTTCTCTTGAAGACGGCAGTGGAATGAAAATAACAATTGCCAAGTACTACCTGCCAAGTGGCAGATGCATCGATGGAAAGGGGATAGAACCTGATTTTTCGGTTAAAAATCCTGAGGGCTCCAACTCTTTTGACCTTTCAAAAGAGAAAGATGCACAACTTTTAAAAGCTATAGAAGTAACAAAGTCTTTATTTGATGTCAAATGA
- a CDS encoding Asp/Glu racemase translates to MSKLTFNLKNYNPPTIGVIAGTPVDTQMGVDFILKNGFRAIGVPTASSPEEQNRLQFLNSDSLTQKVLGIINDFEEKNIFRTMIYCNSLSAAIDVRYIKDACQNSKIVTPLDVYQRLASKYNKIAIWAANGQCLSSIERIFYEVNPSIDIIGISMLPVIKAIESGNDPRSIILEFNLVSLAAKEFASDGLILACTHLPYLQAELLKEVKIPIIDPAVEMLKILV, encoded by the coding sequence GTGAGTAAATTGACCTTCAATCTAAAAAATTATAATCCGCCGACAATAGGAGTCATAGCCGGGACACCTGTAGATACACAGATGGGAGTAGATTTTATATTAAAAAACGGGTTTAGAGCAATAGGAGTACCTACCGCTTCAAGCCCTGAAGAACAAAATCGCCTTCAATTTTTAAATTCTGACTCTCTTACTCAAAAAGTATTGGGAATTATTAATGATTTTGAGGAAAAAAACATTTTTCGCACCATGATCTATTGCAATTCCCTTTCCGCAGCAATAGATGTTAGATATATCAAAGATGCGTGTCAAAATTCTAAGATAGTAACTCCGCTAGATGTTTACCAAAGACTTGCCTCAAAATATAATAAAATTGCCATATGGGCTGCTAACGGTCAATGTCTTTCTTCGATTGAACGCATATTTTATGAAGTAAATCCATCAATAGACATTATTGGCATATCCATGTTGCCGGTTATTAAAGCTATTGAAAGCGGCAATGACCCTCGGTCAATTATCTTGGAGTTTAATCTTGTTTCTCTTGCAGCAAAGGAATTTGCATCCGATGGTTTAATCTTAGCTTGTACTCATCTACCCTATCTGCAGGCAGAGCTTTTAAAAGAAGTAAAAATTCCAATTATAGACCCTGCAGTTGAAATGCTTAAGATACTTGTTTAG
- a CDS encoding PDZ domain-containing protein, which produces MFPLGRILVLILQGIPTAILNPFFWLVIFIAWNQARKSASLEKNLFGVTKTNPLHKAVWATLFGIAGGIIGSLIVILLGISITQAGIAYVWPLAIILALISPHLMCFSYAGGLLALFSLLTGLLDIDVAGLMGLVAALHFVESLLIFFSGHKNPIPVLVRDERYGIIGGFSLQEFWPVPIMLLAILTGNFQAIDMLQMPDWWPLIKPPVNIAENLNVIYFMIPVVAALGYGDIALTKKPKEKCKSSAANLFAFSITLLLLSVLASRLRLFAYAAAVFAPAGHEFLIITGRKNEQASEPLFVPPIHGEMVLDIIKNSPAEKMGLSSGDIILSLNGQDLDEPGKIHEILMEYPPFIWLTARSLDGTLKKLEFNQFPKGISDLGVILVPKGNTGSYVVMEEGGLLRKKLKALFKKRHQEEMT; this is translated from the coding sequence ATGTTTCCTCTAGGTAGGATACTCGTTTTAATATTGCAGGGGATTCCAACTGCTATCTTAAACCCATTTTTTTGGCTTGTAATTTTTATTGCATGGAATCAGGCTAGAAAAAGCGCTTCTTTAGAAAAAAATTTATTTGGAGTTACAAAAACTAATCCATTGCATAAAGCAGTATGGGCTACACTTTTTGGAATTGCTGGAGGAATAATCGGAAGTTTGATAGTTATTCTATTAGGGATAAGTATAACACAAGCCGGCATAGCATATGTATGGCCTCTTGCTATAATTCTTGCCTTAATTAGCCCACACCTGATGTGTTTTTCTTATGCAGGTGGGCTATTAGCGCTTTTTTCACTTCTCACAGGACTCTTGGATATTGATGTAGCCGGTCTTATGGGACTCGTGGCAGCGCTTCATTTTGTCGAAAGCCTTCTGATATTCTTTTCCGGCCATAAAAATCCAATACCGGTTTTAGTAAGAGACGAACGCTACGGGATTATAGGAGGATTTTCGCTTCAGGAATTTTGGCCTGTTCCAATAATGCTCCTAGCTATATTGACAGGAAATTTTCAAGCAATAGACATGCTTCAAATGCCCGATTGGTGGCCTCTAATCAAGCCGCCGGTAAATATTGCTGAAAATCTCAATGTAATTTATTTTATGATTCCGGTGGTTGCGGCTTTAGGATATGGAGATATAGCATTAACAAAGAAACCGAAAGAAAAATGCAAGTCTTCTGCTGCAAATTTGTTTGCTTTTAGCATTACGCTTTTGTTGTTATCGGTTTTAGCTTCACGGCTAAGATTGTTTGCATATGCGGCAGCTGTTTTCGCACCGGCAGGTCATGAATTCTTAATAATTACCGGCAGAAAAAATGAGCAGGCAAGTGAGCCCTTGTTTGTGCCTCCTATTCACGGCGAGATGGTTCTTGATATAATAAAAAACTCTCCGGCAGAAAAAATGGGATTAAGTTCCGGAGATATAATTCTTTCGCTGAATGGACAAGATTTGGATGAACCGGGAAAAATACATGAAATTTTAATGGAATATCCACCGTTTATATGGCTCACAGCAAGGAGTCTTGACGGAACATTAAAAAAACTTGAATTTAACCAGTTCCCTAAAGGCATAAGCGACTTAGGGGTGATTTTAGTTCCAAAAGGAAACACAGGTTCTTATGTAGTTATGGAGGAAGGCGGGCTGCTGAGAAAAAAGTTGAAAGCTCTTTTTAAAAAGCGTCATCAAGAAGAAATGACCTAA
- a CDS encoding amidohydrolase family protein, protein MRLLWDLIIKNGNILTLDAPLKKNSNCILIKNGIISDIVDCETAKNLQAQKIIDATGLTVMPGLIDCHTHLCEYATEGVHHTIGKSQKMAAISNYLDCLKSGITTVGDHHLGHPLLSTPLSELKHTAGNIALTVKFTAGMCCLGTEPLSYTSSLKPGSNLTFDDFNDEHFAKLAVESEFPGENIFVTATVANLPPALVPNGGKLIFNSKDICKIVDIFHAAGKRIGAHIEGAENIQIFIDAGGDVIHHGHGAENAQFIQMANKKIALVATPHGGTSRSPNTPEDIYNALNANVVTAIATDSYLPVHPQAMGLGNLKIVGPKDFLAICKPTFEYLNNKGISKTDCLKLITVNAAKIMGLDLEIGSIKKLKRADIILCKGVPVFDFTNIESIAAVIKEGVIEINNSGL, encoded by the coding sequence GTGAGGCTGTTGTGGGATTTAATTATTAAAAATGGTAACATATTGACCCTAGATGCCCCCTTAAAAAAGAATAGTAATTGTATTTTAATAAAAAATGGTATTATTTCGGATATCGTAGATTGCGAAACAGCAAAAAATCTTCAGGCACAAAAGATAATAGACGCTACAGGGCTTACTGTAATGCCGGGCCTCATCGACTGCCATACACATTTGTGTGAATATGCTACCGAAGGTGTGCACCATACTATAGGAAAATCTCAAAAAATGGCCGCTATATCTAATTATCTTGATTGTCTGAAAAGTGGAATAACTACTGTTGGTGATCATCACCTTGGCCACCCACTATTGTCAACGCCTCTGAGTGAACTAAAACATACAGCAGGGAATATAGCTTTAACTGTGAAATTTACTGCAGGAATGTGCTGTTTAGGCACTGAACCATTGTCTTATACTTCATCATTAAAGCCCGGCAGCAACTTGACATTTGATGATTTTAACGATGAGCACTTTGCTAAACTGGCAGTTGAAAGTGAATTTCCCGGTGAGAATATTTTTGTAACTGCAACTGTGGCGAATTTACCGCCTGCCTTGGTGCCAAACGGTGGAAAACTAATTTTTAATAGCAAAGATATTTGCAAAATTGTTGATATATTCCACGCTGCAGGAAAAAGAATAGGAGCTCACATAGAAGGTGCCGAAAATATTCAGATATTCATAGATGCGGGCGGCGACGTTATTCACCACGGTCATGGTGCCGAGAATGCTCAGTTTATACAAATGGCTAATAAAAAAATTGCATTGGTTGCTACTCCCCACGGAGGGACAAGCAGATCTCCTAATACACCGGAAGATATTTACAATGCCTTAAATGCAAATGTTGTAACAGCTATAGCCACTGATTCGTATTTGCCTGTGCATCCCCAAGCGATGGGCCTGGGTAATTTAAAAATAGTAGGTCCAAAGGACTTTCTTGCAATATGTAAACCAACGTTTGAATATCTAAATAATAAGGGAATTTCAAAAACCGACTGTCTCAAATTAATAACTGTAAATGCTGCTAAAATAATGGGCCTGGATCTAGAAATAGGTTCTATTAAAAAGCTTAAAAGGGCTGATATTATCTTGTGTAAAGGTGTGCCTGTATTTGATTTTACCAATATTGAATCAATTGCAGCAGTTATTAAAGAAGGTGTGATAGAAATCAATAATAGCGGGTTGTGA